The following DNA comes from Flavisolibacter ginsenosidimutans.
TTTTCGTAGCCCGGTGTAGCCGTATGCTGCTGTGCGTTGGAGTAAAACGAAGCTATTTCCGTGCGTTCGTATCGTCCGCCGATTTTTGCGTTAAAAGCTTCGCCCATCGGAAAACTTAATTCTGCATAACCGGCATATACTTTTTGATCGTAGGTCAGGTTGTTTGACAAAAAGCGATCAGGCAAATACGTTTGCGTGGAAGGCTGAAAACTGTAAACTGTAGCGTCGCTCAAAATGTCCGTTGTGGTGTACTTTGTTCCCACGCCAAGGTTCACGTCTTTCCGGAGCGGCTGCGTATAATCAATCTTGAATTCCGTTTCATTTTCCTTTCCCGGATTGGAGCTGTTGTTGCCGTAAAAGCGGCTGAGCGAAGGCAACGAAACCTGGTAATTATCCGCCGTTGTATGCCCCTTGCCAAAACTGCTGTTGATGGCAACTTCCAATTCCTGGTCTTCTTTATTGAAGGTGCGTTTATAATTAAGACTTGCATCGGTTGAGTGCAGCCAAAAGTTGCTGGCCGTAAAGCTTTGCGAAGAAACATCACTAAGCATCGTGCCGCTTGTTTGGCTGCGCAACTGTTGTTGTTGGTTAATGAAGCCGTGACCGTCGTTGCCAAAGCGATTGTAAACAAAGGAGCCGGTGAAATTATTTTTTTTATCGGGCGACCAATCGAAGCCGGCGCCGGTTTGAAAACCGTAACGGTTAAAATGACTCGTTCCATCCTGGTGCAGAAGACCCGTGGTTTTTGCGGCCGTGTCCAGGCTGGTGCGGTCGGTTGTAACCGGCGCATCCAAGGCCGGGCGGTAGTTGCCGCTTACAAAAGCGTTCACACCAAAAGTCCCTTTGCGTGCATTGAAGTTGAACGATCCGTTGTCGGCTCTTGTGCCTGCCGCCAAGGAAAAATTGCCGTTGATGCCTTGTGCGTTGCTTTGTTTCAGCACAATGTTGATGATGCCGCCGAGGCCTTGCGCATCATACTTTGCGCCTGGATTGGTCACGACCTCAACACTTTTAATTTGACTGGCCGGGATGGATTGCAGCACATCGGCCACGCTATTTCCAAAAGCCGTTGAGGGTTTGCCGTTGATTAAAAAGCGAATGCTCGAACTGCCCGCTAATTCCACGTTGCCATTCACGTCAACAGAAACCTGCGGAACTTTCTTTAGCACATCGGTGGCCGCGCCGCTTTGCGAGGTGATGTCGCGTTCGGCGTTGTAAACAAGTTTGTCAATTTTATTGGTAACAAGCTTTCCGCTTGCGGTAATGGTGATGGATTGCAGGGCACTTTGTTTGGCCGCGAGATAAACCGTTTTTAATTCGACGGCATTTTTGTTCTCGTCCACCACGACGTTGTTGATTCTTGCCGCCGTATAGCCAATGAACTCAACCAAAACCGTGTAGGTCCCGCTTTTAATTCCGTCAAGCGAAAACCGGCCGCTATTGTCGGTTACACCACCGTTAAGGGGTTTTGTATTGCTTCCTTCTTGTAGCGAAACCGAGGCGTACTCCAACGGACTGCCCGAAAGCGAATCCAATACTTTTCCGGAAAGTTTTCCGCGGCCCGTTTGCTGTGCGCCTGCGGATAAAACAAAAAGAACCAAAGCCACTACAAAAAATCGTCTCGTGTTTTTCATAAAGGCGGCAAAACTATATTTCAATTCTGAAGACAATTGGAATTGCGGTACAAACTTTCTTTAAGATTGTTGGCCTACTGTGTTTCGTTTACAGTCTTCTTCAATATTTCGCCAACTTTATTTGCAAACTTTGTTGCTATGTGGTGGATATATGCTTTGCTCTCGGCTTTCTTCGCGGCGCTTACGGCCATCTTTGCCAAAGTAGGAATAAAAGGCGTGGACAGTGACCTTGCAACCGCTATTCGCACCGTGGTTATTCTCGTCGTTGCCTGGGCCATTGCTTTCTTTCGTGGCGGCACGGCCACAATCGGTACGCTTACCAAACACAACCTGCTCTTTCTTTGTCTTTCCGGCTTGGCCACGGGCTTGTCGTGGGTGTTTTATTTTAAAGCATTGCAATTGGGAAAAGTATCGCAGGTAGCGCCGGTTGATAAATTAAGCGTGGCCCTCGCTATTTTGTTATCGGTGTTGTTCCTGGGCGAAGTGCTTACCTGGAAAACCGCTGCCGGCGCGGGTTTGATCATTGCGGGCACGCTGGTTTTAATTCTGTAAAAATGAAAATACTGGTGGTCGAAGACGAAAAGGAATTGTCACAAAGCATTTGCGATTATCTCTCCGGCGAGCAGTTCATGTGCGAACAGGCTTTTGATTACCGCACGGCATTGGAGAAAATTTCCTTGTATGATTATGCCTGCGTTATTCTCGACATTACCTTGCCCGGCGGTAGCGGATTGGATCTTTTAAAAGATTTGAAAAAAGACGACAAGATTGACGGCGTCATTATCGTTTCGGCAAAGAACGCCGTCGATGATAAGGTGAATGGACTGAAAGCAGGCGCCGATGATTATTTAACCAAGCCTTTTCACCTGATGGAACTCGGCGCAAGAGTGGATGCCATCATTCGGCGCAAAGCCTTTGACGGCAAAAATATCCTTCGCTTTGATGCGCTTCAATTGGACCTTAATCAAAAAGAACTGACGGTGAAAGACAAAAAGATTGAACTCACAAAAAAAGAATACGAATTGCTGCTTTATTTCATCAGCAACAAGAACAAGGTAATTGCAAAGAACGCGATCGCCATTCATCTCTGGGGCGACAACTTCGACATTGCCGATAACTATGATTTCATTTACACGCACATCAAAAACCTGCGCAAAAAATTATTGCAAGGCGGAGCGGCTGATTACATCAAATCGGTGTACGGCATGGGCTACAAATTCAGCTTGCCTGCATGAAGCTTTTTACACGATACAACCGCATCAACCTCGTAGCCAACATTGCCGTTTTTCTGGTGGCCAGCGTTGCTTTTTATTTTTCCATCCGTTACGTGTTGGTTCATCAAATAGACGAAGACCTCCAAATTGAAGAAGACGAAATCACGGCTTTTGTTCACGAACACAATCGCCTGCCCGAAAGCTTTTCGGTCTCGGACCAGGTGATTTATTTTATACCCGTTTCGCAACCGGTTCAACGCAGGTTTTCAACGGTTACAATGACCGACAAAGAAGACCGTAAAAAAGAAGATTACCGCCGTTTGGTTTTCGGCATCAGCACAACCGGACAAAACCATCAGGCTGTTGTATCAAAATCGCTGGAAGGCACACGCGGTTTGCTGCGCTCCATTTTGCGGGTATCCATCGTTACCATTTTGGTCATTCTTCTTGTCGCCGCCGTTCTCAACCGGGTGTTGTTAAAACGACTCTGGCAACCCTTTTACGCTTCACTGAAAGCGGTGCAAAATTTTCGTCCCAGCAAAAACCATTCGCTCCTGTTTCCTTCTACCAACATTGATGAATTCAACGCCATGAACGAAACACTTGAGGCCATTACCAAACGCTCGAGGCTTGAATATCTCTCGCTAAAAACGTTCAGTGAAAACGCTTCGCACGAAATTCAAACGCCCATCGCCATCGTTCGTTCCAAACTGGATTTGCTGATACAAGACGAAGCCCTTACCGAGAGCCAAAGCAAAACGCTGCAAAGCGCTTACAATGCGGTAGAAAAATTGAGCCGGTTAAACGGTTCGCTTCTTCTCTTAGCCAAAATTGAGAACCGGCAATTTGAAGACGTACAGCGCATCAACCTGAAAGAAAAGTTGCAGGAAAAGTTGGAAGACTTTCAGGAATTGTGGCAGGACAAAAACATCGCCGTGCAAACAGATTTGCAGACGGCGGTTGTGAACATGAACACCGAATTGGCCGACATTCTGCTCAACAATTTGTTGAGCAATGCCGTCAATCACAATTACAGCGGCGGACGCATTTGGATTGCTTTATCGAACGATTATTTGCGCATCGGCAACACAAGCACCGAAGCGAAACTGGACGAGGAGAAATTGTTTCAACGCTTTTACAAACCATCGGCTGGAAGCACCAACAACGGACTTGGGCTTTCTTTGATTCAACAGATTGCGGAGGCCTCCGGTTTTCGCGTGCAATACCGCTTTCAAAACGAACAACACGAGTTTGAAATTCGTTTTCACCCCGCAACAAAATGATGCCCTCTTGCTCAAAAAGAATTTGATTGCCGGCACACATCAGGCGTACGAAACCTTTTTGTTATTGGTGCTTCGCTGCGAAAAATACATGAGCACGGCCATCAGCACAGCGGTTACCAAAGCCGCAAGGCCGCGGCTAAAATTCAGTCCGCCTTTTTCAATTGGTTTCGTAAGAAAATCACCGAACGTAGCGCCAAAAGGCCGTGTGAATATAAACGCGATCCAAAAGAGCAAAATCTCGTTCAGCTTGGTGAAGTAATGCAGCAGTACAACCAGTACAATGATGCCCGCTGTAATGGCTGCGCCGGTCAGATAACTTAGCCCGAGATTATCGCTTAAAAAATCGCCGAAGGCCGTGCCCAAGCTATTGGAAACAAGAATGGCCGCCCAATAATAAAGTTCTACACGGCGCTGCGTGATGGGATAAACTTTGATCTGTCCTTCCCTGCGGTTCCAGAGAAAAAGCACCAGTAATAAAACAGAAAAGAGAATGGCGGACCCGAGGGCATAGCCCAAGCCAAGTGTGCGGTCCATGAGGTCGGAAATTTCGGTGCCTACCGTGGTGGTGCCGATGATCACAAGCCAGTAAACGGGGGCTATGTATATCTTTTGGCGAAGTTGTAGAAAGAGAACGATCAAAAAGAAAAGCAAGGTAATGGCAAGGCCAACAACGTAGCCAAGGTTCAACGTCATGGAAAAGAAATCACCAAGGACTTCGCCAAGCGTTGTGGCAAAAATTTTCAACACCCAAAAGATCAAGGTAATCTTTGCAACTTTGTTTAAGGCGTTGCTTTCTGTTTTCGTGCGGTTTGTCTCCATCGGATAAAATTGAAGTGAAAAAAAGTTCGTGATAGCTTCATCAACAACAATGCCCGGTCACTACATGCAATGACAAAGAACGCAAAAGAAAAGTCAGATGAGTAAATTACAACGCGACAAACCAAGCTTTCATACAAGCAAAACTTCGGGGCTAAATCTGAAGAAATTCTGAAGAAAATAAATTCGTTTTCGTTAACGGGAAAGGCTAAGTTAGTGCTCGCTTTTCATCGTCACCTCAATCATCTTCCATGAAAAAAATCATTCTGTTTTTTGGTACCGCCATCTGCTTGCAGGCCAACGCACAAACTGGTTACAAAGTTGTAAAGACCTTTCACATTCAAAGCCCCGGCGGCTGGGATTACATTTCGGTAAACAACGGAAAGGTTTACGCTTCGCACGGCACACAGGTAAATATTTTGGATGAAGCAACAGGTGATTCAGCGGGGTTTGTTCCCAACACTGCCGGCGTACACGGCATTGCGTTTGATAACGAATTGAACAGGGGCTATACCAGCAACGGGCGAAGCAACAACGTAACGGTGTTTGATTTAAAAACGTTACAACTCGTTACACAAATAGCCACCGGCGAAGGACCCGATGCCATCATGTTTGAACCGCATACGCAAACCGTCATTACCTGCAACGGCCGCGCCAAAAATCTTTCGGTAATTGATCCGAAAACAAATGCGGTGGTGGCAACGATTGATGTGGGCGGGAGACCTGAAGAAGCAGCATCCGATGGCAAAGGGAAACTCTTCGTAAACCTCGAAGACAAAAGCGAAATCGCCGTAGTGGATTTAAAAACGCATTCGGTTCTCAATCATTGGAAATTGACGCCCGGCGAAGGTCCAACGGGGCTTGCTTACGACGCAGCATCGAACCGCTTGTTTGCGGGCTGCGATAAATTGTTGGTGGTGATGAATGCCACTGACGGAGCCATTGTTGACAAAATAAAAATTGGCGACGGCTGCGACGGCGTAGCCTTTGACGCAAAACAAAAACTGATATTTACATCAAACGGTGAAGGCACGTTAAGTGTGATTAAAGAAGCCTCGGCAAACCAGTTTACGCTCTTGGGAAATTATCCAACAAAAAGAGGTGCAAGAACCATCGCCCTTGATCAAGCCAACGGAAATATTTTTCTGCCCACGGCTGATTTTGATACAGCGCAAACAAGCAACGGAAGGCCGCGAATGATTCCGGGAACGTTTCAAGTATTGGTTGTTCAGGCTTCTAAATAACCGACCCCGTGTTCGCATTTCACCGGTTAAATCAATTAGCCTAAAGCGCCGTAGGCACTGAATCTCGGTAGAAAACATGTCGCATTAATTCCGGCTCCTACGGAGCCGTTTTCATTGTGCGATTTTTTGCTACCAAGATTTAACACCTACGGCGTTGACTTAGTGCAAACACTTTCTTCACGAGCTTATTTTTACCTGTTCGCTTCAATCTTTCTTCTTCTGTAAATGATGCGCAGCATCGATGGCAACACAATGAGCAAAAGCGGAAGTGCTGTAAGGAAACCGCCAATGACCGATATGGCAAGCGGCTGGTGTAATTCCGCACCGGTTCCGATCCCCAATGCCAACGGCATCAACGCAATGATAGCGCCGAGAGCCGTCATCAGTTTTGGACGCAAGCGGGTAGAGATGGCAAAAACAACCGAATCATCAACGCTGCCGCTTTGTTGCAACGTATCCCTGAATTGCAAAAACGTAAAGATGGCATTCTCACCAATGATGCCCACGATCATAATTAAGCCAGTGTAACTGCCAACGTTTAACGGTGTGTTGGTTAAAAACAATGCAAGGTAACTTCCCGAAATGCCCAACACGGCAAGCAATAAAATCAATATTGCAACAAAGAAATCTTTGAACAAAAACAGGATTACGCCGAATACCAACAGGCTTGATGTAATCAAGATGAGCAACAACTCGTGAAAGGATTGTTGCTGCTGTGCGTAAGCGCCGCCGTACTCGATGTGATAGCCTTGCGGCAACACAACCCGCGTGGAAACGTTGCGTTGAATCTCTTTCATCGTACTGCCAAGATCACGGTTCTCCAAACGTCCTGTAACAACGCCCATCGCCTGCAGGTTTTCGCGTTGTATTTCTGCATCGCCCGGGTTGACTTCCACCGAAGCCAAAGAAGTTATTGGCATCAACCGTCCGGACGGCGTAAAAATTTGCAGGTGCTTTATCCCTTCCACGCTTTGTGCCGATGTGCCGGGATAAACGATGCGCACCGTGGAAAGTTGTTGCTTTTCCAAAATAGTTCCCACCTGCGTGCCCTGCAAGCCAAGCTGCACCTGCGTTTGCAGGGCCTGTGGCGTTAAGCCGTATTGTGCCAATGCCGCATAGTTGGGCAAAATGGTAACAGAAGGACCAGAGATAACGATACCGTTGAACATATCAGCCGTTCCTTCAACCTTTGAAACAATGTCGCTTACTTGTTGCGAATACGCTTGTAAGCGTGCAACGTTGTCGCCGTAAATTTTTATTTCGATGGGTTGCACCGATTCCATCAAATCGCCCAGCATGTCGTTGATCACCTGGCCAAAGTCAATGGTAAGCGCCGGTTGGCTACTGGAAATTTGTTTGCGCAGGTCGGCAATCACGTCTTCGGTGGAACGCTTGCGGTTCTTTTTTAGTTGAATCAGGTAATCGCCGCGATTGGGTTCGGTAATAAAAAAACCCATCTGCGTTCCGGTGCGACGCGAATAAGCCTGCACTTCGGGAACTTTGTTGATGATGGTTTCAACGTGATGTAAGATGCGGTCTGTTTCTTCAAGCGACGTGCCCGGCGGCGAATTGTAATCAAGCACAATGCTGCCTTCGTCCATCTCCGGCAAAAAACCCGTTTTCAACAACGGAAGCACAAGCCAAATGGAAACCGCCAACGCTGCTACAATTACAAAACTCACATACGGTTTGTGAATAAAGAAGGCAACCCATTTCTGCTTCTTCACCTCATGCGGTTTCTCTTCTTTTTTTGCTTTTGTTGAATCCGGCTTTTCTCTTGTCAGCAAAAGATAAATCACCGGCAGGCAAATCCACGTTACAAAAAACGAACAGATCAAGGTAATGATCATGGTGTTGGTCATTACCTTAAAATATTCTCCCGCCACACCGCTCATGATTTCAAACGGAATAAAAATAACAATGGTACTGAGCGAAGAGCCGATCATGGCCGGAAACAAATAATGAATGGCTTTTTGCACCACAACCGTTGACGGCTCATCGGGATGTTCTTCGTGCGAACGGTGAATTTGCTCTACCACCACGATGGCGTCGTCAATGATCAAACCAATGGCGGCAGCGATGGCGCCAAGCGTCATGATGTTGAGCGTATAGCCTACGGCATAAATTGCGATAAGCGTTAAACAAATTGTAACCGGAATGGTGATTAGAATGGTGGCACTGGCTTTTAACGAACGAAGAAAAATAATGGCAACAACAATGGCCAACACCAAACCAATCCACAAACTGTCCGTTACACTTCTAACGGAATCGTGCACAAAATCGGCTTGCACGTAATACGGCCTGATGCTAACGCCGCTTGGAAGAATGCGCTTCAGTTCTTCCAGCTTTTTTGTCACCGCCTCGGACAAGGAAATAAGATTAGCGTTCGGTTGCTTTACAATTGCCACCAGAATGCCCGCCCTTCCGTTGGCGTTGATTTTCGTGTATTCAACGCCTTCGTTGATTTTCGCATCGGCAATGTCTTTTAGCTGCACAATGCGCCGGCCGTCGTTTGAAACAACCAGGTTTTGCAAGTCTTCCAGTGAATGAACGGTGGCGTCGGTAACGGTTAAATACAATTGCCGGTAATCGGACAAATACCCATTGGCCTGGATGAAATTTGTTTGCGAGAGTGCGGTTGACAATTTATCCGGCGTGATGCCCAGCGTACTCATTTTCTGCGCATCCAGCGTGAGCCAGTATTCTTTTTGCTTGCCGCCAATGATGCGCACTTCGGCCACACCCGGCACTTGTGAAAGAAAGGGCTTGACGGTGTAAAGCGCCAACTGCTTCATGTCAACCGGCGTGCGGCTTTGGCTATTTGTCTCCAGCGTATAACCAATCACCGGAAGGATGGACGGATTCATTTTTTCCACCGTAATGTTTACGTCGGGCGGAAGGCTGTTGCGGATTTGCGCAATGCGGCTTTCAATGCGTTGCTGGCTCAGGTCAACGTTTGCGTCCCAGTTCATGAAGGCCGAAATTTCGCAGCTGCCGCGGCTTGTGGTGCTGCGCACGTCCGCTAAATCGGGCACTTGCTTGATTGCGTTTTCCAGCGGCTGCGTAACCGTAACCATCATCTTGTTCACGGGTTGCAAGCCCGCATCGGCAATGACTTTTATTTTAGGAAAAGTGATCTCGGGGAAAAGAGAAGTTTGCAATTTGGTGTACACGTACACGCCGCCCATGATGATGAGCGCAATGAGTACCGAGAGCGGATTTTTGTACGTGATAAAAAAGTTTCTCATTCCTCTCCTTTCATGATTTTTACCTTGGCCGTATCGGACAGGCCGTAATTGCCGGTAAGCAGAATTTTATCCGTTGCCGCAAACTGCGGACGAAGAATTTCCACGCGGTCTTTTGTCTCGAGGCCTTTCATGACGGGCACTTTCACGGCCGTTACCGAATCAATCATTTTCATCACCCAAAAATTTGCTTGCGATTCATCGGTGAGCACGGCACCTTTTGGAAGAGAACTTGCGTTGGACCGTTGTGATTTTACAATGCGCACTTTGGCAATGAGATTTTGCGGAATTGTTTTCGATGAAGCCACTCTTATCAACACGTTCTGCGTTTGCGAAACCGAATCAACGTTCGGAAGAATGTTGGCAACAACGCCGTTTACATGCGAACCGTCGGGCAAATCAATTTGCAGCGTTTTGCCAGGGTTCACATAAGGCCGCAATTCGTACGGGAGATTGAGAATAAAGCCGAAGCTTTTTGCATCGGCCAATACCGCGAGTTGTTCACCGTCCTGCACGTAATCGCCCACCTGGTGGTTGAGGCTTTGAATGTAACCGCTGGCCGCCGCATTGATGTTGATGATGCCTGAAAAATGAAACGAAGGATCGAGGTTGTTAATGGTGTTGCCCAATGCATGCGCTTCTTTTGTTTGCAGCGTGAAAGCGGTTTGACCTGCGTGCACCATCTGCCCAAGCTTTACGTTTACCGAACGCAAATAACCGTTAGCGGATGCTTTGATGAAATTGCTTTGTTGATAAGAAGACGTTGCGTTCAGTTCAACGGAATCGTTCAGCGAAGCCGTTTCAATGTTTGTTACCGTCACAGGCGTTCGCACTTCATCAGGCGCAACCGTTTCTTCCTCTGCGGCTTTCTCTTTGTGCTTGCAGGCAAAAGCAAACAGCAAAAGAAAAAAAGAAAAGACGTGCATTCTTTGCATGGTCACTCGTTTATTTGTTAACGGTTCCAATAATTTATTTCGTTCACGATGCGCAAACGGCTGATGTTGTTCAGCGTGGCTAAGTTTTGTGCGTTCAAATAATTGTTGATGGCGATGACGTAATCACGCATCGTGATGTCGCCGGTTTGCAAGAGCTTATTGTTAGCAACGATCAGCGTGTGGGAATACTCAATTTGCCTGGCTATTTTTTCCACCAGCAAATTGATGCCGTTGAGTTGCTGCCGCAGTTGCGCCACCTGTTGATGGTATTGGTTCAAAAAATATTGTTTGTTTGTCTGCCTTGTACGTTCGCGAATGTCCACCTGCGCCAGCTTTAATCCTTTTTGATGCCCGTCGTAAATGGGAATGACCAGGCTAAGGCCCGCACTAAAACCAAAGTTTTTGTACGGCGCTTCCTGCAGGCTGGAGTTGTAGCCGCCGTCCGCATAGGCGCCTACTCTTGGCTTGTATTGATAATTGATGATCTCTTTTTCAGCCGCGAGCCGAAGGCTGTCTGTCGTAAAGCGGCGAAGAATAACGGAGGCCGAAAGATCTGCCTGCAGCACTTCCTGCAAGTCGGGTTTTTGCAATTGTTGAACGGTCGTGTCAACAATTCCGGCGAGATAATTCAGCGTAAGATAATCGGCCGCGTATTGATTTTGCGCCTGCAAATACGCAAGCTCCTGCTGCTGCATTGTGACGTAAAAATTCAGGTAATCGGTTTGCTTGAATACGCTTTGCTCCGCCAGTTTTTTCAGCATCACTTCTTCGCCCTTCATTAAATCAAAAACTTCTTTGGTAAAGGCTGCTGCAAGGCCATCGCCGTAAGCGGTGATGTATTGATCGGTGATGGTGCGCACGAGGTCGCGTTGCGAAAGCTGAATGGTATCGAGCAAAGCCCTTCGCTGCAAATCGAGTGTGCGCAACTGCGCGGCAAGATTGTTGGCCGTGATGAAATTTCTATTGGCCTGAAAGATGGCCGAAACGTTGGCGTAATTAGTAATGGCTGGATCGTAACCCCAGCCTTTTATGTTTGGCGCAATGCTGTTGGTGCTCAAAAAATTTACCTGCGTTCTTAATGAGGAACGCAACAACTGGCTGTCGATGCGGCTGATTAAAATTTGGTTCTGGTAGTCTTTAAGAACGGGGCTGTTTTGCGCCGCCTGCTGCAGAAAAAAATCAAGGGTACGGATTTGCGCGGCGCACAGGAGTGTATTCAACAAGAGTACAACGCTAACGAGATATTTCATCCTGCCTTGTGGTTTTAAAGAGGATTGCCGGCTTCTGCAATCAGTCTTTTTCTTTTTTCTCTTTTGGCTTTTCGATGCGGGTTCCGTTGGCGTCAAACAAAATGTCTTTGCCCTGCACGTTCACTTCATAATTGATCGCACCGTTTGCCTTCGCAATTTTTGCGACCTCTTTGATCTTCCCCCCTTTTTCGTGTTGTGTCACGTAATTTTTTGCACCGGCCGGGAGTTCGTTAAAGGTAACGGGAGATTCGGTTTCAAGAATTGTTCCCCGCTTGTCAATCACGCAAGACATGGTCTTTCCGCCTTCCTTAAAATTGGCCTCATAATTCGCGTCTTCCCATTCCCATGTGGCGGCGGTGTTTGGATGCGCTTTTGCGAAGCCTTCTTTTACGGCTTGCGGCACTTTTGTTGACGCAAGCTTTTGCGAAAAGGCCGTTGTGCAAGCGGACGATACAACGAAGACAAAAAATATTCTTTTCATACTAAACAATTTTGAAGACAAACCTATCGGGCAAATCTGTCAAAAAACTGAAGGAAGAATTTCCACACTTCAGAATCGCTTCAGAATTGAAAGCGCCTTGTTTTTCTTGTATCGTTTTCAATTTGGCAAACCGGTGTTTCGTCGTTCGGATACGCCTGGGGCGTGTCTCTACAAAAGACAAGGCTGCTAATTGAAACGGCCTTCTTTCTTCCCGGAAAAGCAAGGCACGTTTTTCATTGCGTTGCAAGATGAATCACTCACCGATGGCAAGCAAAGAAAAGATAGCGCAAAACACCAAGAGCCTTTCGATACGCCTTTTGTTTGTTGCCGGCATTTTTTTGCTGGCCTTGGCCGTGTTTGCGTTTATTGCCGATGAAATGGTTTTGGAAAATGAAAATTATTTAGACCAGGTTGTGTTTGCCCATCTCAAAGAATTGACCAATCCATTTATGACGAAATTGATGGTGGCGGTTACGTTTTTTGGTTCGTCTTATTTTTTGTTTCCGGCTTATATCCTTCTCATTCTTTATTTTCTTTTCCTGAAAAAGAACAAGCAGCTTTCCTGGAACATTGCCGCAGTTGGTATTACCAGCACCGTTATTTTATTTTCGCTAAAAGCCATCTTTCACCGCCACCGGCCGCTTGATCCGCTGGTGCAAAATGTAAACGGATTTAGTTTTCCAAGCGGGCATTCCTTTTCTTCTTTTACCTTTTTCGGTTTGCTCATTTACATTCTCTGGCACTACCCAATGAGCGCCGCACTCCGATGGACATTGACGATCTTTTTTTTCTTCTTTGCCTGTGCCATTGCCTTTAGCCGTGTTTACCTGCATGTGCATTATGCCAGCGACGTAATTGCAGGCTTTTGCCTTTGTCTTGTTTGGCTTGGCCTTTCGTTTTGGCTGCTGGAAAAACTGGGACGTACGGCTTTTAAAAAGACGAACTAAAAATTTGCAAGTGTCATTTTTTTCTCTCCCTTGCCTTGAAAGCCGTGAAAACAAAAGGCAAAATGGCGCAGTTAAACGGAAGAAAACAGCGGGCAAACGAAGGAGGTTTGTATGATTGGATTTAATATTCCCTAACTTGAGAATTGAGTAAAGAAAAAAGAACGC
Coding sequences within:
- a CDS encoding TonB-dependent receptor domain-containing protein codes for the protein MKNTRRFFVVALVLFVLSAGAQQTGRGKLSGKVLDSLSGSPLEYASVSLQEGSNTKPLNGGVTDNSGRFSLDGIKSGTYTVLVEFIGYTAARINNVVVDENKNAVELKTVYLAAKQSALQSITITASGKLVTNKIDKLVYNAERDITSQSGAATDVLKKVPQVSVDVNGNVELAGSSSIRFLINGKPSTAFGNSVADVLQSIPASQIKSVEVVTNPGAKYDAQGLGGIINIVLKQSNAQGINGNFSLAAGTRADNGSFNFNARKGTFGVNAFVSGNYRPALDAPVTTDRTSLDTAAKTTGLLHQDGTSHFNRYGFQTGAGFDWSPDKKNNFTGSFVYNRFGNDGHGFINQQQQLRSQTSGTMLSDVSSQSFTASNFWLHSTDASLNYKRTFNKEDQELEVAINSSFGKGHTTADNYQVSLPSLSRFYGNNSSNPGKENETEFKIDYTQPLRKDVNLGVGTKYTTTDILSDATVYSFQPSTQTYLPDRFLSNNLTYDQKVYAGYAELSFPMGEAFNAKIGGRYERTEIASFYSNAQQHTATPGYENFVPSVFLSRKLGEDGLLKLSYAKRINRPDYGELNPFINTGDPKNLSSGNPYLLPEISHRIELGYNRELGKAGSVSATLFYRMNERDIQPFVRYYSEFKVGDSVYTNVAVTTRENIGQEKNTGLMLFSDLHPNDKLSFRTNLMFFHRHTINEQNPGYNSTNFNYRFNTNATYQFSSTLVAEFFGNFNSVRHEAQGTYPSFITYSFAVRKQFWNKKGSLAFTTTNPFANYLTQKTELFGPGFTINSTRLVPVRSFGINFTWKFGGLEFKKEKEPVDNSALPAEN
- a CDS encoding response regulator transcription factor encodes the protein MKILVVEDEKELSQSICDYLSGEQFMCEQAFDYRTALEKISLYDYACVILDITLPGGSGLDLLKDLKKDDKIDGVIIVSAKNAVDDKVNGLKAGADDYLTKPFHLMELGARVDAIIRRKAFDGKNILRFDALQLDLNQKELTVKDKKIELTKKEYELLLYFISNKNKVIAKNAIAIHLWGDNFDIADNYDFIYTHIKNLRKKLLQGGAADYIKSVYGMGYKFSLPA
- a CDS encoding YncE family protein; the protein is MKKIILFFGTAICLQANAQTGYKVVKTFHIQSPGGWDYISVNNGKVYASHGTQVNILDEATGDSAGFVPNTAGVHGIAFDNELNRGYTSNGRSNNVTVFDLKTLQLVTQIATGEGPDAIMFEPHTQTVITCNGRAKNLSVIDPKTNAVVATIDVGGRPEEAASDGKGKLFVNLEDKSEIAVVDLKTHSVLNHWKLTPGEGPTGLAYDAASNRLFAGCDKLLVVMNATDGAIVDKIKIGDGCDGVAFDAKQKLIFTSNGEGTLSVIKEASANQFTLLGNYPTKRGARTIALDQANGNIFLPTADFDTAQTSNGRPRMIPGTFQVLVVQASK
- a CDS encoding sensor histidine kinase — encoded protein: MKLFTRYNRINLVANIAVFLVASVAFYFSIRYVLVHQIDEDLQIEEDEITAFVHEHNRLPESFSVSDQVIYFIPVSQPVQRRFSTVTMTDKEDRKKEDYRRLVFGISTTGQNHQAVVSKSLEGTRGLLRSILRVSIVTILVILLVAAVLNRVLLKRLWQPFYASLKAVQNFRPSKNHSLLFPSTNIDEFNAMNETLEAITKRSRLEYLSLKTFSENASHEIQTPIAIVRSKLDLLIQDEALTESQSKTLQSAYNAVEKLSRLNGSLLLLAKIENRQFEDVQRINLKEKLQEKLEDFQELWQDKNIAVQTDLQTAVVNMNTELADILLNNLLSNAVNHNYSGGRIWIALSNDYLRIGNTSTEAKLDEEKLFQRFYKPSAGSTNNGLGLSLIQQIAEASGFRVQYRFQNEQHEFEIRFHPATK
- a CDS encoding COG4705 family protein, coding for METNRTKTESNALNKVAKITLIFWVLKIFATTLGEVLGDFFSMTLNLGYVVGLAITLLFFLIVLFLQLRQKIYIAPVYWLVIIGTTTVGTEISDLMDRTLGLGYALGSAILFSVLLLVLFLWNRREGQIKVYPITQRRVELYYWAAILVSNSLGTAFGDFLSDNLGLSYLTGAAITAGIIVLVVLLHYFTKLNEILLFWIAFIFTRPFGATFGDFLTKPIEKGGLNFSRGLAALVTAVLMAVLMYFSQRSTNNKKVSYA
- a CDS encoding EamA family transporter encodes the protein MWWIYALLSAFFAALTAIFAKVGIKGVDSDLATAIRTVVILVVAWAIAFFRGGTATIGTLTKHNLLFLCLSGLATGLSWVFYFKALQLGKVSQVAPVDKLSVALAILLSVLFLGEVLTWKTAAGAGLIIAGTLVLIL